One genomic segment of bacterium includes these proteins:
- a CDS encoding ArsA family ATPase, protein MNGLTGLTETPLKLILFGGKGGVGKTTCSVGTGLYLSEGLKTLLISTDPAHSLGDSLGQEIGDNVRQVRGITNLSAIEISAEKALSGFKEEYESQIKKILGTSTYLDEEDIGSIFSLSIPGIDEVMGFKTIIDLINDAKFDKYIVDTAPTGHALRLLTLPGLLDEWIKVMAKMRWKYRYTVETFAGEYNPDEGDDFILQMKKTVKKIEELLRDNQRCEFIVVTIPEEMAVLETERLIESLTKYGIAVKQMVINNILEWNDCEFCRERRKVQEKYINQIKKKFGNLQITNIPLQAQEVKGIDSLNNFKKWLF, encoded by the coding sequence GTGAACGGATTAACCGGTTTAACAGAGACCCCATTAAAGTTAATCTTGTTTGGCGGAAAAGGCGGGGTTGGGAAGACAACCTGCAGTGTAGGCACGGGCTTATATTTATCTGAGGGGTTGAAGACACTTCTAATCTCGACAGATCCGGCGCATTCACTTGGTGACAGCCTGGGCCAGGAAATAGGTGATAATGTGCGGCAGGTAAGGGGTATTACAAATCTAAGTGCCATTGAAATAAGCGCAGAAAAGGCGCTTTCTGGATTTAAGGAAGAATACGAATCCCAGATAAAGAAAATTTTAGGGACATCTACTTATTTAGATGAAGAAGATATTGGTTCTATTTTTTCTTTATCCATTCCGGGTATAGATGAGGTCATGGGGTTTAAAACCATCATTGATCTCATTAACGATGCTAAATTTGATAAATATATTGTGGATACAGCGCCTACGGGCCATGCCTTAAGGCTTTTAACATTACCCGGGCTTTTGGATGAGTGGATCAAGGTTATGGCAAAGATGAGATGGAAATACAGGTATACGGTTGAAACATTTGCCGGTGAATATAATCCTGATGAAGGTGATGATTTTATCTTGCAGATGAAAAAGACAGTTAAAAAAATCGAAGAGCTGCTTCGTGATAATCAAAGGTGTGAGTTTATCGTAGTAACAATCCCTGAGGAAATGGCTGTTTTGGAAACAGAAAGATTAATAGAGAGTTTGACTAAATATGGGATAGCAGTAAAACAGATGGTTATTAATAATATTTTAGAATGGAATGATTGTGAGTTTTGCAGAGAAAGAAGAAAAGTGCAGGAAAAATATATAAATCAGATAAAAAAGAAGTTTGGAAATTTACAGATAACTAATATACCTCTGCAGGCGCAGGAGGTTAAAGGAATAGACAGTTTGAATAATTTTAAGAAGTGGTTGTTTTAA
- a CDS encoding Hsp20/alpha crystallin family protein, whose amino-acid sequence MAKEKKSATGGKNEVHGFDFGIGGLFKGLEKLLDLAGKLEEAGGEIKKEGEIDLSHLKKGMKGVFGFSVKTATGKTVVEPFGNIKKTPKGPNVSEEREPITDIFDEKEELKIYAEMPGVNEEDIKIDLKGDILEISAKTGDRKYHKEILLSTKIRPDTMSFSYKNGMLEVKYKKS is encoded by the coding sequence ATGGCAAAAGAAAAGAAATCCGCCACAGGCGGAAAGAACGAAGTTCATGGTTTTGATTTTGGTATTGGCGGATTATTTAAAGGGCTTGAGAAATTACTCGATCTGGCCGGTAAATTAGAAGAGGCAGGCGGCGAAATAAAAAAAGAAGGCGAAATCGATTTAAGCCATCTTAAAAAGGGTATGAAGGGCGTATTTGGTTTTTCCGTAAAGACAGCTACAGGAAAAACTGTAGTTGAGCCATTTGGCAATATCAAAAAGACACCTAAAGGCCCCAACGTTTCCGAGGAAAGAGAGCCGATAACCGATATTTTTGACGAAAAAGAAGAGCTTAAAATTTACGCGGAGATGCCGGGTGTGAATGAGGAAGATATAAAGATAGATTTAAAGGGGGATATTCTCGAAATTTCTGCAAAAACAGGGGATAGAAAATATCATAAAGAAATTTTACTGTCAACAAAGATAAGGCCTGATACAATGAGTTTTTCCTATAAAAACGGTATGTTAGAGGTAAAATATAAAAAAAGTTAA
- the gvpN gene encoding gas vesicle protein GvpN: MVDEMTTVLDPRPMHDFVETKYIKNISNRALSYIKAGFPVHFRGASGTGKTTLAMHIASKIQRPVVMIHGDEEFKTSDLVGGEYGYRMKKVVDRFISRVLKTEEDMVKHWVDNRLTIACKYGFTLVYDEFTRSRPEANNILLSILQEKMMDLPVGRSGDGPYLRVDPNFTAIFTSNPEEYAGVHRSQDALRDRMITMDLDHFDYETEVAITRSKSLLEKKDTEIIVNIVRGLRDSGKCEFAPTIRGCIMIARTLKVQNITPGKANGVFKQMCQDILASETSRVGSKTNQSRVRDVVKEIVERELGGEQK; encoded by the coding sequence ATGGTTGATGAAATGACTACAGTATTGGATCCAAGGCCTATGCACGACTTTGTGGAAACAAAGTATATAAAAAATATCAGTAACAGGGCGCTTTCCTATATCAAGGCGGGGTTTCCGGTTCATTTCAGAGGCGCATCCGGGACAGGCAAGACAACACTTGCAATGCATATAGCAAGTAAGATTCAAAGGCCGGTGGTAATGATACACGGGGATGAAGAATTTAAGACATCCGATCTTGTCGGCGGCGAATATGGATACAGGATGAAAAAGGTTGTGGACAGATTTATATCAAGGGTTTTGAAAACAGAAGAAGATATGGTAAAACACTGGGTGGATAACCGATTGACCATTGCCTGCAAGTATGGATTTACATTAGTATATGATGAATTTACACGTTCCCGGCCGGAGGCAAATAATATACTTCTTTCTATTTTGCAGGAAAAGATGATGGATTTGCCGGTGGGAAGGAGCGGTGATGGACCGTATTTAAGAGTTGATCCGAATTTTACCGCGATATTTACATCTAATCCTGAGGAATACGCGGGCGTGCACAGGAGTCAGGATGCCCTTCGCGACAGGATGATTACCATGGACCTGGATCATTTTGATTATGAAACAGAAGTAGCCATTACAAGATCAAAATCTCTTCTGGAAAAGAAAGACACGGAAATAATAGTTAATATTGTCCGTGGTTTGAGGGATTCCGGGAAATGTGAATTTGCGCCGACTATTCGCGGTTGTATCATGATTGCCAGGACCCTGAAGGTTCAAAATATTACTCCCGGAAAGGCTAATGGGGTTTTTAAGCAGATGTGCCAGGATATTCTGGCATCCGAAACAAGCCGGGTTGGATCAAAAACAAATCAAAGCAGGGTCCGGGATGTTGTTAAAGAGATAGTTGAAAGAGAACTGGGAGGTGAACAAAAATGA